In the Natronobacterium texcoconense genome, one interval contains:
- a CDS encoding helix-turn-helix domain-containing protein, whose protein sequence is MADSAAKSPGETTALRVAGRNTTAHVSRLLTDPQTTAIMVLTAEITIPADTFALGSLFQAYPDAVIEFEPVVPLQSDRGPNLPLVWIGGVEPDAVLTVLSETDGIEVVERLASADGETLFELEWSDELDGMVQPLLDTGGRILTSRGTVEHWEFHLLFDSHVSLSEFNMAVTGNGIPVTLRRLSSSMVQREVGDEESNRSLPPNHRETLLLAYRSGYYDTPRECQLADLAAKEEVSDSALSKRIRRATASLIERTLIVDEDSGTPRR, encoded by the coding sequence GTGGCGGACTCGGCAGCGAAGTCGCCAGGAGAGACGACGGCGCTTCGAGTTGCTGGCCGCAATACGACGGCCCACGTGAGTCGGCTCCTGACGGACCCACAGACGACTGCTATCATGGTGTTGACTGCCGAAATCACGATCCCTGCCGACACGTTCGCTCTCGGCAGCCTATTCCAGGCGTATCCCGACGCAGTTATCGAATTCGAGCCCGTGGTGCCGCTCCAGAGCGATCGGGGACCGAATCTCCCGCTCGTCTGGATCGGCGGCGTCGAACCCGATGCAGTTCTCACGGTCTTGAGCGAAACCGACGGTATCGAAGTCGTCGAACGGCTCGCGAGCGCCGATGGAGAGACGCTGTTCGAACTCGAGTGGTCGGACGAACTCGACGGGATGGTACAGCCGCTTCTCGACACCGGTGGACGGATTCTCACCTCCAGAGGGACGGTCGAGCACTGGGAGTTTCACCTGCTTTTCGACTCGCACGTGTCGCTCTCGGAGTTCAACATGGCCGTCACGGGAAACGGGATCCCCGTTACCTTGCGCCGACTCTCGAGTTCGATGGTGCAGCGGGAAGTCGGCGACGAGGAGAGTAACCGTTCCCTTCCGCCGAACCATCGAGAGACGCTGTTGCTGGCCTATCGCAGCGGCTACTACGATACGCCTCGGGAGTGCCAGCTCGCCGATCTCGCGGCGAAAGAAGAGGTAAGCGACAGTGCGCTGTCGAAGCGGATTCGTCGGGCTACCGCGAGCCTGATCGAACGCACCCTCATCGTGGACGAGGATTCCGGTACTCCGAGACGGTGA
- a CDS encoding calcium-binding protein produces the protein MTPNDQEYTEESRGLEKRGVAGATALAAGAGIAAATGSVTAQETQEIVIKANDYYPNEEFVVLTDYEERNRTEFFEEYDSGEDVFEDSDDWDVYSILVEVGEPSGRLAVMMIDNDVDPNPGDRGTMGDSASFKDAEWDLIELDVEFDDDVDDEDDDNEADDEADEDEADSEGSLG, from the coding sequence ATGACACCGAACGACCAGGAGTACACGGAGGAGTCGAGGGGGCTCGAGAAGCGAGGAGTTGCTGGGGCTACCGCACTCGCGGCCGGTGCCGGCATCGCGGCCGCCACGGGCAGCGTGACGGCTCAGGAAACCCAGGAGATCGTGATTAAGGCGAACGATTACTACCCGAACGAGGAGTTCGTCGTCCTGACCGATTACGAGGAACGGAACCGGACCGAGTTCTTCGAGGAGTACGACAGTGGCGAAGACGTGTTCGAGGACTCCGACGACTGGGACGTCTACTCGATTCTCGTCGAGGTCGGCGAACCGTCAGGCAGGCTAGCGGTCATGATGATCGACAACGACGTGGATCCGAACCCCGGCGACAGAGGGACGATGGGCGATTCGGCGTCGTTCAAGGACGCCGAGTGGGATCTGATCGAACTCGACGTCGAGTTCGACGACGACGTCGATGACGAAGATGACGATAACGAAGCCGACGACGAAGCTGACGAGGACGAGGCCGACAGCGAGGGGAGCCTCGGCTGA
- a CDS encoding calcium-binding protein — MTDETSGPGSDSRRTFIKKGALVAVGLTAGTGATATTATANDETAVLQGHDYYPDVDFDVLTQFGTGTRNNFFERFDEEEVLGDPGDWEVYVIRIDIGESEGELGHLLIDTDDDDLDVEPGDSGTMDEIGSFRNRERNLIETEVDI, encoded by the coding sequence ATGACAGACGAAACTAGCGGACCAGGGAGCGACTCGAGGCGAACGTTCATCAAAAAAGGGGCGCTCGTGGCCGTCGGTCTCACGGCCGGTACTGGAGCGACTGCCACCACTGCAACGGCCAACGACGAAACCGCGGTTCTACAGGGACACGATTACTATCCGGACGTCGATTTCGACGTCCTGACGCAGTTCGGAACGGGGACGCGAAACAACTTCTTCGAACGCTTCGACGAAGAAGAGGTGCTGGGCGACCCGGGCGACTGGGAGGTGTACGTGATACGGATCGATATCGGCGAGAGTGAAGGCGAACTGGGACACCTGCTGATCGATACTGACGACGACGATCTGGACGTCGAACCCGGTGACTCGGGCACGATGGACGAAATCGGTTCGTTCCGCAACCGCGAGCGGAACCTGATCGAAACGGAGGTCGACATCTAA
- a CDS encoding CBS domain-containing protein yields MPVENLARSDVVTATTDDPIEDIATTMDEESVGSVVITDDDEPVGIVTDRDLTLQVIGQGESPDGMTADDVMSTDLCTVEHDSGFYQATELMSEHAVRRLPVVDSSGELTGIITIDDLNELLADEHQQLATVVQAQRPPY; encoded by the coding sequence ATGCCAGTCGAAAACCTCGCACGCAGTGACGTCGTCACCGCAACGACCGACGACCCGATCGAAGATATCGCAACGACGATGGACGAAGAGAGCGTCGGCAGCGTCGTAATCACCGACGACGACGAGCCGGTCGGTATCGTCACCGATCGCGACCTCACACTTCAGGTGATCGGCCAGGGCGAGAGTCCCGATGGGATGACCGCAGACGACGTCATGTCGACGGATCTGTGTACGGTCGAGCACGATAGCGGATTCTACCAGGCGACCGAACTGATGAGCGAGCACGCCGTTCGTCGGCTCCCAGTCGTCGACTCGAGCGGCGAGTTGACCGGAATCATCACGATCGACGATCTGAACGAACTGCTGGCGGACGAACACCAGCAACTCGCGACGGTCGTACAGGCGCAGCGTCCGCCGTACTGA
- a CDS encoding helix-turn-helix domain-containing protein: MANSMAEQLQQDMECEGLLECIHGLKQLDKECFRAMVESDEPLTIDEVAERVDRERSTAYRSIQRLLQSGFIQKEQINYDQGGYYHVYYPTDPDQIADDMQRMLNDWYAKMGQLIQEFEDKYEGVEETTVPAES; encoded by the coding sequence ATGGCTAACTCGATGGCAGAACAACTCCAGCAGGATATGGAGTGTGAAGGCTTGCTGGAGTGTATCCACGGTCTCAAGCAACTCGACAAGGAGTGTTTCCGGGCGATGGTCGAAAGCGACGAACCGCTGACGATCGACGAAGTCGCCGAGCGTGTCGACCGCGAACGCTCGACGGCCTACCGCTCGATCCAGCGCCTCCTCCAGAGTGGCTTCATCCAGAAAGAACAGATCAACTACGATCAGGGCGGCTACTACCACGTCTACTACCCGACCGACCCCGATCAGATCGCCGACGACATGCAGCGGATGCTCAACGACTGGTACGCGAAGATGGGCCAGCTCATCCAGGAGTTCGAGGACAAGTACGAGGGCGTCGAAGAGACCACGGTCCCCGCCGAAAGCTGA
- the trxA gene encoding thioredoxin — protein MATDAHSGSSSRNEPLHVDGEDHLDDVVAEHDVVLVDFYADWCGPCQMLEPVLETLADETEATIAKVDVDEHQLLAGEYGVRGVPTILLFADGEQVEQHVGVLPEERLRNLISEYTE, from the coding sequence ATGGCAACTGATGCACACAGCGGATCGAGTTCGCGGAACGAACCCCTCCACGTCGACGGCGAAGACCACCTCGACGACGTCGTCGCCGAACACGACGTCGTGCTCGTGGACTTCTACGCCGACTGGTGTGGCCCCTGCCAGATGCTCGAGCCCGTTCTCGAGACGCTGGCCGACGAGACCGAAGCTACGATCGCGAAGGTCGATGTCGACGAACACCAGCTACTGGCAGGAGAGTACGGCGTCCGTGGCGTTCCGACGATCCTGCTGTTCGCCGACGGGGAACAGGTCGAACAGCACGTCGGCGTACTGCCCGAAGAACGACTGCGGAACCTGATCAGCGAGTACACCGAATGA
- a CDS encoding polymer-forming cytoskeletal protein gives MAISHDSPRLTVLVLVGILVLSLGTGIVAGQSAEGTFGAVVVEEDETYDSVEGVAGSVVVYGTVTGDVAGVAGNIHVAEGGTVEGSLEGAAGNVRIDGTVEGGVAVGAGQVEVSETARIGGGLDAGAGALAVDGAVDGDVRVGAETIVLGPNADVGGEFRYDAENFEEDPDATVAGGVVQDSTIGNTVDDFVDAFTIPTWLSVMYGLLANLLLGIVLLAVFPSFSRGVAARVADSPLVSGGVGFLTMIGVPIVIALVAVTIIGIPLAIALAFVFALAIWIGVVYGQYAVGSWVLGLADVQNRWLALVVGLVGFALLGLIPFLGGLLELIAFLLGLGALTLGLYDRYTRPGRRGRQTTLDEVPGDATAGSGEESS, from the coding sequence ATGGCTATTTCACACGACAGTCCCAGACTAACTGTCCTCGTTCTCGTCGGGATCCTCGTTCTCTCGCTCGGAACGGGGATCGTCGCTGGCCAGTCCGCCGAAGGGACCTTCGGTGCGGTGGTCGTCGAGGAAGACGAGACCTACGACAGCGTCGAAGGAGTCGCGGGCTCCGTCGTCGTCTACGGCACTGTCACGGGTGACGTCGCCGGTGTCGCCGGAAACATCCACGTCGCCGAGGGTGGCACCGTCGAGGGATCACTCGAGGGTGCTGCCGGAAACGTCCGTATCGACGGCACCGTCGAGGGTGGCGTCGCCGTCGGTGCCGGACAGGTCGAAGTGAGTGAGACGGCCCGTATTGGCGGCGGTCTCGACGCGGGTGCGGGCGCTCTCGCCGTCGACGGCGCGGTCGACGGCGACGTTCGTGTCGGAGCCGAAACGATCGTCCTGGGCCCGAACGCTGACGTCGGCGGCGAGTTCCGATACGACGCCGAGAACTTCGAGGAGGATCCGGACGCGACCGTCGCGGGTGGCGTCGTCCAGGATTCGACCATCGGCAACACTGTCGACGACTTCGTCGATGCGTTTACCATCCCCACCTGGCTGTCAGTGATGTACGGCCTCCTCGCCAACCTCCTGCTCGGCATCGTCTTGCTTGCCGTCTTCCCGTCGTTTTCGCGAGGCGTCGCTGCTCGCGTGGCCGACAGTCCACTCGTTTCGGGCGGGGTTGGCTTCCTGACGATGATCGGCGTGCCGATCGTGATCGCGCTCGTCGCCGTCACGATCATCGGGATTCCGCTCGCCATCGCCCTCGCGTTCGTCTTCGCCCTCGCGATCTGGATCGGCGTCGTCTACGGGCAGTACGCCGTCGGCTCGTGGGTGCTCGGACTCGCCGACGTCCAGAACCGCTGGCTCGCGCTCGTGGTCGGACTCGTCGGCTTCGCGCTTCTGGGCCTGATCCCGTTTTTGGGTGGGTTACTCGAGTTGATCGCCTTCCTGCTCGGATTGGGTGCGCTCACGCTCGGACTCTACGATCGCTACACTCGCCCCGGTCGGAGAGGACGACAGACCACGCTCGACGAAGTCCCCGGCGACGCGACCGCTGGCTCCGGCGAGGAGTCGTCGTGA